The Quercus robur chromosome 3, dhQueRobu3.1, whole genome shotgun sequence DNA segment CAGATCCTACAAGCCATTGTGGTAGAGCCACTAGCTGTGGCAATGCACTGATTTGGAGTGATCGAAGGCTTGTTGGATAGTCTTTCTCTTCCATCAAATTAAGCTTTCCACAACAGAAGATTAAAAGGCTTTTCAACACAGTTAGCTTTTTCATACCATGCGGCAAAGAGATTAGGCTTCCACAACTTCTGAATTCCAACTTACGAAGGACAGTGAGGCCTTGGATCCCTTCAGGTAGACACTCTAGTCTAGAACATTTGTAAAAGATCAAAGTTCGAAGAGAACGCAGACACTCGATTCCATTGTCTTGCAGACATGTCTGTTTTGTGGTTATTGACAAATATCTGAGGTTGATCATATTCCTTATATCTTTAGGCAACTCTTCAAGCCTTTCACAGCCAGCTAGCTTCAGAGTTTCCAAATTTTGTAGGCTGTAAATGGAGTTGGGCAATTTCTCGATCAACATATTACCCCTTAGGCTAAGATATCTCAAATGCTTCAAAGTACTAATGGAGCTTGGCAACACTTCGAACCTTGAAAAGCTTAAATCTAGTAGCCGCACATACTTAAACCTTGAAATGCATGTTTCTAACAAGGATTTATCAATATTAAAAGGGCGTTCATCTCCAGTTGGGAAAATAACAGTTCGCACATTATTGCTTAACTTGTGTAAAAATGTCGTCACTTCATCAACACCcaaattgttttccaaaattgaCACATGCCTAGCCGTTTCAAAATTGTTAGTGTTATTCGTGTTTTCAATTAAACAATAGTCATTTTGTGCAACATATATTGAAAGATCATGTAGAAGATCGTGAATTTTAaatgtaaacaaatcaccatagTACTCAACTTCTTGAAAGAAATATCTTGACAATAACTCTTTTGCATATTGTAGTCCAATATCTTCCAACTCTTGAATACTTTGGCTAGACTTTTGGAGGAGTCCATTTGCCATCCAAGATAGAATCAAATCAGTACTCCTATATGTATGATTCTTTGGATACAAAGAGCAATAAGCAAAGCATTGTTTTAAGTGTGATGGCAAGTGATTGTAACTCAATCTTAACACAGGTAAGATGTGATCATCTTGTTGCTTTAGTCTCCATATCTCACTATCCCTTATAGAGATCCAATCACAATCATTGGTTTTAGAATAAAGTAAACTTCCTAAAGTCCTCACAGCCAAAGGAACACCTTTgcattttttcacaatttgtttTCCAATCTCCAGAAGTTTGGGATATTGTTTGTCCTCTCCTTCATTGAATGCCCATCTTAAGAACAACGACAAACAATCATCCTCAGGAAGGCCTTTTATGTTGTGAATTGGTCCAGGAGCTATCACTGAGGCAACTTTGTGACTACGTGTAGTCACAACACTTTTACTTCTTTGGCCACCTTCATTTAACAAATTCTTTAGATCATTCCACTTAAATCGATCCTCATTCCAAACATCatctaaaacaataaaaaatctcTTTTCCTTCAAAGTGTTTCGTAAATTGGCTTGCACTTCATCCATACTCATGTTCTCACTAATTTTACCACCTGCAGATTTAAGGATCTCTGTCGCCAGTTTTAACATCAGAATCACGAACAAAGGAGTGAGTCATATCACGCTCTCTATGCAAAATATGCTTATCATCAAGTCTCTCTTCAAGATGAAATCGAGCTCTATCCTTTGCTAGCTATCTCTTCCAACCTCACACTGATCTCCTTGATTCTATGAGCCATTTTAAATTGAAAGGCAAGTGGGTTAGAAGATGAAAAGAAACGACGTACCTTTCTACCAGTACTTCCATATGTTTTCACCACTTGTCTCTTTAGAGCTTCACACTCGAACTCATCCAGCACATCGGTCGCATCATAAAAGACATCTTTGAGTTGCCTCAACCAAACACTTAGACCTCGGTTTTTCACTTGCTTCTCCTCAGCATCTAGTAGCACGGCTTGGATGGTGGACATGGTGAGCTGAAGCCTTTTTTAGATCGCTGGAAATGCCCCATGCCAAGGATATCTCTTGGTAAGCAAGAGACCCCAGCTTTGTTAAACTTATGAAATGAGAATATTTCTTTTGTTGCTAAGGAAAACTTAGACGCTTCAGGAATTTTTCTCATGTGTGCTTTATAAAGtgataattataaaatttaataaaaagaggaattcatatattgataataataataataataaataaataaaatatgtaaatacataaaatttataattatttttataaatttttatattttaaaatcgtTATATAATAGTCTTATTATCAATGCTATATGttacatctctttcaatgtaTAAAATCAATCattcatttacaaaatataaaataaattatgaagtaaaatttaattttattgctaTCAAAAAAACTGAGCGTTCCTAAACTGAGGAAAGTGCAACGTTTCTTCTTTTCGGTCAAAGTCTCTTTAACTTTTTGACACTCCATTGAgtccattctctctcttttatctttttgacactcttttctctcttttaggtgtgtttgtttctcctaaaaaaaaaaaattaaaaaataaataaaactttcacATCATGCAATAATTAAGCTGCCTAATACGTCGTCTTccttccccccaccccccctcttttttttaaagaaattttatgaatgagcaagaaatgcaataaaacataattgaaaataataataataacaaattttatcccaaaataaaaatcacttgCAGCAAACCAGGCTGCAAAACACCAACTAAACAGCACACTCTTCCTGCCTAAACATATACTGAaaggaaaattctaaaacaatgacaaatttttaaaaatataattttcaaattgatgaGCCAATAAATGTGATTAGTGGACTTCAACTacctaataattaaaaattgattttttttttttattggtgacacatcaatttgtaagttttattaaaaaaaaattataatattcttAGCATTATTCATACAAGAGTCGCGACCCAAATGATACATGAACCTCTATTATATAttcaccctcaaaaaaaaaaaagtgtgaccaCTCTATTATAtattgagttttattttattttatgtcccTACCCAGTTCTCTAACATCATTTTTTATGGGAGAGTGGATTTCATGTGGAGATTTTGGTCAATTTGGCAATGGATTCAATCCATAGGTGGCGGTGGTTTGGTTTTTGTGTGCTGGAGCTTTGAGGGTGGTGGTGGTATTTGGCAGTTGGGCTTTTCAAGTGGGTGGTTAGTGGCTTAGGACCGCGATCTTGGTTTATTTGGTGTTTTTGTTGGGCCATTAGAGAGAGGATTTATAGTTAGCTTAGATGGGCTGGGTTTAATGGGGATAGACGAATAGTCATAGTACTTTGTGTTCAGTTTTGTGTTGACAACATTGGATTTTGGGGTGATCGTGTTTTTGGCCAAGTGTGGCTATTTtggttatttacttatttaattttttaaaatttttggcaGATTTGGAGGAGTGGGtcacttttttagttttttgaaaaaaaaaaaaatgattgaaaagaTTATATTGTATTCTCAacaaatcatatcatattatctatatatctatatataatataaaactgAAACTTTTCACTTTTTGTTAACCTAACAAGAACTTACCACAAAAACTTTGAAACTTTCACAATTTTAACATcaacaatattttctttaattttttttaggtttatttttaaaagctagttttctcaaaagtcaaaagactcaaaacccTATTGCTATATAAAACCCTACCTTTGGGGATTTTTAAAAGACTGTTTTGTCTCATCTGTTTCTCTCTTCAAGCCATCATTTTCTTCTCCAACCCAAACTCGGTATCAATTTTTTCTGGCCAAACTCAGTATCAATTTTTTCTAGATTTTGTAGAGATAGTAAGTGATTTCGTtcataaagatttttttttgtacatgttTAATAGTTATCATCATCTAAAGGGTCAAAGGTTATAATTTTAGTAAACTTTTGGTTTTGAGGGTTTAGCTTGTGATTAGCGGATTTTTTATTCCCGAATTTATGTttagtgttttgttttgttttttcttttcttttcttattattctttttaggaaaaaaaactgattttttttaatattttttttatattttccataaaagttgtatcaaaattttcctatgATAATCTATTAACAAATATCTTAAGAACACCCGTTAACATAATTCGAGTATTGAACCCAGGTTCGTTTCATGAGTTTAGCTTGTAGAAATTTGGACAATGGCATAGTGTCATTGAGTCACGGTGCTCTCAAGGTACAGCTTTGTtgcttctcaaaaataaaagtaaataaataaaatgattgtGTGATCGTCGGACCCACTAAAAATGGATGCCAAAGTAAAAATTTAAGATCATTAGGCTACAAAGATCAGGCACGCTAGGACCAACCCAAGCAGCAAAGGGCAAAAGATTTTGTGGAACTAGAGGACAAGCCCAATATCAAATCATTTTGGTAATTGGGCTTTCCAATGAGTGACCCTCCCTCTCCCAAACTCCTCAGATCTATTATTAGGATTCGAGGCCCTTTTCCTTTTCATAAGCTTGGGCTGGCCCAAGGTAATTGAATTCAAGATTGGGTTAACAATTTCAGATGTACACTGTGATAGGTGGTATGGGATTATAAACAACCAAAATTAGTGCTTGAAGTAACATATAAAAAAGAGCTgaatttttgggtattttttgttataaaaaaattatttttataggatGAATGATGTAGGTTAAATTAATTGATATCTTAAAAGTTGGTCCCAgtgaaaaaaatgaatgaaagtgAATATTCCCAATACAATTAGTCACTGGAAAACTGTTTTTTTGACTAATTCTTTCCAGTTTATTGATTTCATCTTAATCTctttttattcatatatatatatatatatatatatattttttttttttttttttttcgaatatCTAATGTTAAAGATATACATGGTAATAATATGCTTGATTTATtgccacacttttttttttttgagaatgaagacCGAGCACTTTTATTGACTACCTGGAATATCTGAAACAACAAAAGGTTCAATATCAGATGGAACATGCTCCATCCAAACTAGTAACGGAAATGAAACAATTGCTCTCCTAGCCAAAGCATGGGCTACACAATTATCCTGCCGCCTAATatgagagaatgagaaaaaactaAGTGAAACAATAATAGACATAATGTCTTTTACAATCTGTCCGATGGATGATTGCCCTGACTCAGTAGACTTCAAAGCTCTGCACACTACTTCCGAGTCTCCTTCAAATTCCGAACCTGCAATACCCAGCTCAACAATGAACTTGACAGCCCTTCTCGCAGCCAAAGTTTCCAGCACTTCCATCGAACCTGGATACAGAATCTTCTCGGCAAGAGCAGCGATTACCTCTCCCTTTGCATTCCGAACCACCATCCCTATACCAACCTCTCCCGATTCAGAGAACACAGCCCCATCATAATTAGTCTTGAACCTTTCACCCATAGGAGGACACCAACGTACATGACCCTTAGGTGGTTTTGGGGCTACCTTGGGGCGCTTTGCTTGGAACTCCGTAAGATATGACTTGAAATTTATTGCCACACTTGATACGACTTGAAATTTTAGTTCTAATATTACATGAGCTACTTAAGGAATTATGAGGATCAGCCAtgttacaactattttgtgcgTGGGCTTTATTAAGTTAAGCCCAAGTGTAATGACATTAATGGGCATGGCCTTGAGCCAATTGTATTTGATGCTACTGATAGTATGTGTTAAGATCAAATGATGAGGTGAGTAGGGATGTACTTAATACGAAAATCCACGTtaactattaaataaaaaagggaaggCTTGATGTCCCTAGGATGAGAGGAGTATtagaaagaagatgaaaattttagaataattttatcgagaaagaagaatgaaaaaatgacataatttatACAGGTTTTTACATTTAAACGAAAATCTAATGAAGTTATTGTGACAagttaaaaaccaataaaaaccaccaccacaaattattaatatagtcACAATTAGGCTCAAACTGCTacaagaaagtcacacttataTAACTGTATTTGGCGATTAATTTCCACCACAATATAGTATTTATCGTGACGATTTTTTggaattcccaaaaaaagaaaggccGTTAAGTGGAAaacatgattaatttatttgagaAAAGCTTGCTTAGATTAAAGTGAAGcaattgctaaaataaaaaatattactttttatttttaagagagagtttcaacctatggcgtccgcttctGATATTAACTATTTATCATCAGACcgagacaccaatcagtttttcgtgtagacggggattgaatcccagatctctcatcagagactttaccagttgagctaactggaactcacaaaaaaaaaaaaaaatatatatatatatatatattacttaatTGATGAGATTTTAAGTGAAGGTGCACATTTATTAGAAATTTTCTATAATTCCTATTGATATTTGTTtgataaaaaaggaaagaatattTCTTGTCAAAGAAGTAATCAATTTTGCtcctaaaattatctataactCATTAACTCCTATTCATATGTTTAAGTATATGTTTAACTCCAAATTAACTTTTCTCGACTatacattttataatttttatctatCATATGAGAAAGGAGGATGTTTAAGAATCAAATTTTAGTATGGAattagtgttaaaaaaaaaaaaaaaaaaaaaaaaaaccaatatacTATATATTTCACATGGTCTGCTACAAAATTTGCATCCACTTAATTTATCTCATtctcaatttcatttaaaacttcattttgatctttatttcaatataaaattcaGTCATTAGTTCATATTTGGTCATTAATGcttactttcaataaaatgGTATTATAGAATGTCTTATTATTAATGCTTATATCTTATCATTTTGATCTTTATATTTGTAATGTTATTGTTATGCTTAAGTTTAAAcatctgtttttttctttttcttttttgtaaaggTTAATAGTTTTCATTCATTATAATTCGGGGTTgatacattttccaatcacaaaaatacctagTTGTGTGATGAATGAATATAAAATATCTTATCACTTTTGTGATTTATATTGCCGGCATTGTTTGAGGGGTC contains these protein-coding regions:
- the LOC126719787 gene encoding disease resistance protein RGA2-like → MSTIQAVLLDAEEKQVKNRGLSVWLRQLKDVFYDATDVLDEFECEALKRQVVKTYGSTEILKSAGGKISENMSMDEVQANLRNTLKEKRFFIVLDDVWNEDRFKWNDLKNLLNEGGQRSKSVVTTRSHKVASVIAPGPIHNIKGLPEDDCLSLFLRWAFNEGEDKQYPKLLEIGKQIVKKCKGVPLAVRTLGSLLYSKTNDCDWISIRDSEIWRLKQQDDHILPVLRLSYNHLPSHLKQCFAYCSLYPKNHTYRSTDLILSWMANGLLQKSSQSIQELEDIGLQYAKELLSRYFFQEVEYYGDLFTFKIHDLLHDLSIYVAQNDYCLIENTNNTNNFETARHVSILENNLGVDEVTTFLHKLSNNVRTVIFPTGDERPFNIDKSLLETCISRFKYVRLLDLSFSRFEVLPSSISTLKHLRYLSLRGNMLIEKLPNSIYSLQNLETLKLAGCERLEELPKDIRNMINLRYLSITTKQTCLQDNGIECLRSLRTLIFYKCSRLECLPEGIQGLTVLRKLEFRSCGSLISLPHGMKKLTVLKSLLIFCCGKLNLMEEKDYPTSLRSLQISALPQLVALPQWLVGSACTLQYLCINGCDNLVTLPEWLQDLNSLQKLKIWACQKLTSPPEGMDRLTALRELEIIGCPKLSRNCEREVGEDWTKIAHIRRFILIDLISIQKQYAAGKVSIQLNPEICVFLMLTISLDPKFNFFGE
- the LOC126719789 gene encoding uncharacterized protein LOC126719789; protein product: MGERFKTNYDGAVFSESGEVGIGMVVRNAKGEVIAALAEKILYPGSMEVLETLAARRAVKFIVELGIAGSEFEGDSEVVCRALKSTESGQSSIGQIVKDIMSIIVSLSFFSFSHIRRQDNCVAHALARRAIVSFPLLVWMEHVPSDIEPFVVSDIPGSQ